The Streptomyces sp. NBC_00102 genome segment GACCCTCCTGCGAGTCCGGAATCTGTGGGCCCGGAATCTGTGATTCCACGAATGACCTCCGATAAAAGTTTCGAGAAAAGAGTCGCGAAAGGAGTCGCCACCACGGACACGAGGAAGAGTGCGCAGGTCACCGCACCGGACAGCGCGAAACAGCGCACTCCGCACCGGGATTCCGCAGCTCACCGATCTCTCCCTTATCGAGCCAAGGCGCTCGAATGCGAGGAATTCCGACATCGAGCCGCCCGCCAGCCCCTGCGCCGGATCGAAACATTTCGAATATGTCCCCGCAATTTTCTGGAAACCTAAAGCCCGCTTTTTCCAGGGTCAATCCCCTTGCACCTACCGATTGCGCGAGGGATGCGCGAGGGCGGCCCCCTCGACGACCGGACGGAGCGGGGCGTGCCCTGGGTCACCTCGTATTCCGTTGCCTTCTTCGAACGCTTGTACGAACATGACTTCATGGCCCCCACCGACCGGCAGCTCGCCACCCTGGCCCTGGCCCACGCGCTGAACGCCGCGGAGCGGGGGCTCCCCGTCATCCCGCTCAACTCCGCCCGGCTCCCCGCGCTGCGTTCACCGCACCCCGGCGGCGCGGCGCGCACCGCCTGCACCGGCCACTGCGGGCTGCCCGGACACGGAGTACGCGACGCGACCACCGACCCGGCGGCCGTCCGCGCGCTCTTCGCCGCGGCCCCGGACGTCACGGGGTACGGCATCGCCTGCGGCCAGGGCCCGCACCGCCTGATCGGCATCGACCTGGACGCGGCCACCACCGGCCCGTCCCCGACCAGGGGCCCTGCTCCTGCGGCCGGCGCCGAAGCGCACGCGGACGCCGCGCTCCGTCAGCTCGCCCTCCAGCACCTCTTCACGATCCCGCCGACCCTCACCGTGCTCACCCCGGCCGGCGGCCGGCACCTCTGGCTGTCCGTGCCCGCGGAGGTCGTCGTGGCCGGCTCGGCGAGCCGCCTGGCACCCGGCGTGGACGTCCGGGGCACCGGCGGCTACCTCATCGGCCCGGGCTCGCTCACCCCCCAGGGCACGTACCGCCTCGCACCGGGCACCGCGCACCTCCCGCCCGCGCCGTGCCCGCGCACCCTGCTGCGGCTGCTCGCTCCCCCGGTCCGCCCGGCGCGCCGGAGCGGCGGAGCCCGTGCCCCGCGCGGCCCGGAGGACGACGAGGGGCTGGTCCACTTCGTGCGCGCCGCCCGCGCTGGAGAGCGCAACACCCGGCTGTTCTGGGCCGCCTGCCGTGCGTACGAACACGGCTTCGGCGACGCCCTCGCCGCCGCCCTCACCGAGGCGGCCGTACGCTCCGGCCTCCCCGTCC includes the following:
- a CDS encoding bifunctional DNA primase/polymerase, yielding MAPTDRQLATLALAHALNAAERGLPVIPLNSARLPALRSPHPGGAARTACTGHCGLPGHGVRDATTDPAAVRALFAAAPDVTGYGIACGQGPHRLIGIDLDAATTGPSPTRGPAPAAGAEAHADAALRQLALQHLFTIPPTLTVLTPAGGRHLWLSVPAEVVVAGSASRLAPGVDVRGTGGYLIGPGSLTPQGTYRLAPGTAHLPPAPCPRTLLRLLAPPVRPARRSGGARAPRGPEDDEGLVHFVRAARAGERNTRLFWAACRAYEHGFGDALAAALTEAAVRSGLPVHEARATLASAARLTAGRSEAA